The genomic stretch CCCGATGACTGTGGGGGTGGTGCCCATCTGCAGGCCGTCGACCGTGACGCGGGCGCCGGTGGGAGACGAGTTGAAAGCCACGTCCTGGTTGCTTCCGTTGATGATGGTGCCGCAGCCGGAGGCCATGAACGCGACGAGTACGAGGGTTGCGAATCGCATGAGACGATGAGGGGTGAGGAACCAGGGTCCGCCGGATGCGGGCCCGAGGGCGTCCGATGATACGCCCTGCAATCCTGCACCGTCTACCGGTAGCCCTCCACTCACTCACTCACCAGCGGATAGCTCGCGTCGCGGGGATGAATCACGGCAACCTTGGCGGGCCAGTCGATGCCGAAGGCTGGGTCGTCGTAGCGGACGCCGCGGCCAGCGTCGGGGGCGTAGGGCGCCGAGATCATGTAGAACGCCTCGGTGGCATCTTCCAGCGTCAGGAAGCCGTGTGCACAGCCCTCCGGCACGAACAGGGCGACGCCGTTGTCGGCGGTGAGCGCCTCGCCGTGCCACTGGCGGTAGGTCGGCGAGTCGGGCCGGAGGTCGAGACAGACGTCGAACAGCGCGCCGCGCGTGCAGCGGACCAGCTTGGCCTCCTCATGGGGCGCGATCTGGAAGTGCATGCCCCGGAGCGTGCCCGCGCGCTCGTTGAACGAGACGGAGCACTGGTCCACCTCGGCGGTGAGGCCGAGACGGGCGAAGGCGGCGCCGTCCCAGGTGCGTGCGAAGTGGCCGCGGGCGTCGGCATGCCGCTGCGGACGGACGACGACGCAGCCGGGGATCTCGGTGGGTTGGAACGTCATGACGTGGAAGGGGGAACGTTTGGTTGGGGAATCGGCTGACCGTTCCACCCCGCACCTCTCCCGTCAAAACACCTCGACGCGCGGGATGGGCACCACGAACTGCCCCCCCCACTCGCGGACGTGGCTCATCTGAGCCGCGATCTCGTCGCGCAGGTTCCAGGGGAGGATGAGGACGTAGTCCGGCCGCGTCTCGCTGATGACGGCCGGGTCGTAGACCGGGATGCGAGCTCCGGGCGTGTAGGTGCCCTGCTTGTAGGGATTGCGGTCGACGGTGTAGTCAAGCAGGTCGGTCCGGATGCCGCAGTAGTTGAGGAGCGTGTTGCCCTTGCCGGGGGCGCCGTAGCCGACGACCGTTTTCCCGTCGCGGCGGGCCTGGATCAGAAAGTCGAGGAGGCCACGCTTGGTCTCGCGGACCTGCTCGGCGAAGGCGGCGTAGGTGGCGAGGTCGTCGACGCCCCAGGCCTGCTCACGGGCCTTCATCTCGACGGCGCGGGCGGTGACGGGCTTCGTGGCGTCGGCGGCGTGCCGGGCGTAGATGCGGAGCGAGCCGCCGTGCGTGGGCAGCGTCTCGACGTCGAACAGCACGAGGCCGTGCCGCGCGAAGACGCGTTCGACGGCGGTGAACGAGAAGTACGAGAAGTG from Rubrivirga sp. SAORIC476 encodes the following:
- the rfbC gene encoding dTDP-4-dehydrorhamnose 3,5-epimerase, with product MTFQPTEIPGCVVVRPQRHADARGHFARTWDGAAFARLGLTAEVDQCSVSFNERAGTLRGMHFQIAPHEEAKLVRCTRGALFDVCLDLRPDSPTYRQWHGEALTADNGVALFVPEGCAHGFLTLEDATEAFYMISAPYAPDAGRGVRYDDPAFGIDWPAKVAVIHPRDASYPLVSE